A stretch of Halocalculus aciditolerans DNA encodes these proteins:
- a CDS encoding ATP-dependent DNA helicase, with protein MAASDSNPEFLRFFPKPSPYDNQSAAMAEISDALDEGRDVLFEGACGTGKTLAALAPALEYARETDKTVVITTNVHQQMRQFVREAREINDEEPIRAVVFKGKGSMCHIDVDYQECQVLRDETYELVDAERDLESLEQRQQELLDAANEGDDAAVEARQAVMDELEGVRADVEDLREGSTCERYYNNLREDTDEFYEWLYSGVRTPEDVYEYAEQAGLCGYELLKDGMEGVDLAVCNYHHLLDPGIRAQFFRWLGRDPEDVVVVFDEAHNVEDAAREHASKTLTENTLDEAVGELDESDDPRAAHARNVVSAFRDALRDTYESALSQYEFEQVEENWRDVPVANERKRDDLTLNFLQAYSGRGISKDVDDARALGSELDEQYEDAYRNGDAATRQDCQTLQAAEFIDAYLTDGDALGQYPTAAVRRDAGTNEVYGRAELYTCIPKEVTIDLFDSVHASVLMSATLRPFEVVGELLGLEDPVEMAYGLQFPEEHRRTFTVDTEPLFSSAREDRAVQEEVAGVLRDMTRFTPGNTLLFFPSYSEAERYHGLLGDVEETRYLDRPGVSAEDLRQEFVAGDDGVLFTSLWGTLAEGVSFDGDDARSVAVVGVPYPHLDERAEAIQDAYDETFDAKDAGWKYAVEVPTVRKTRQALGRVIRSPDDFGVRALVDRRYTAKSRTGMKKYSVNMSFPPEERGEMVDIDPSKLKFAMLNFFSDMDAWGPNGPPTP; from the coding sequence GTGGCCGCGAGCGATTCGAACCCCGAGTTCCTGCGGTTCTTCCCGAAGCCGTCGCCGTACGACAATCAGTCGGCGGCGATGGCGGAGATCAGCGACGCGCTCGACGAGGGCCGCGACGTGCTCTTCGAGGGAGCGTGCGGGACGGGGAAGACGCTCGCGGCGCTCGCGCCCGCGCTGGAGTACGCGCGGGAGACGGACAAGACGGTCGTCATCACGACGAACGTCCACCAGCAGATGCGGCAGTTCGTCCGGGAGGCCCGCGAAATCAACGACGAAGAGCCGATCCGGGCGGTCGTCTTCAAGGGGAAGGGGTCGATGTGTCACATCGACGTCGACTACCAGGAGTGTCAGGTGTTGCGCGACGAGACCTACGAGCTCGTGGACGCGGAGCGCGACCTGGAGAGCTTAGAGCAGCGCCAGCAGGAGCTCCTCGACGCGGCGAACGAGGGCGACGACGCGGCGGTGGAAGCGCGGCAGGCGGTGATGGACGAACTCGAAGGCGTGCGCGCGGACGTCGAGGACCTCCGGGAGGGGTCGACGTGCGAGCGGTACTACAACAACCTCCGGGAGGACACCGACGAGTTCTACGAGTGGCTCTACTCGGGCGTGCGGACGCCGGAGGACGTCTACGAGTACGCGGAGCAGGCGGGGCTCTGCGGGTACGAGCTCCTCAAGGACGGGATGGAGGGCGTGGACCTCGCGGTCTGTAACTACCACCACCTCCTCGACCCGGGTATCAGGGCGCAGTTCTTCCGCTGGCTGGGCCGCGACCCGGAGGACGTCGTCGTGGTGTTCGACGAGGCGCACAACGTGGAGGACGCGGCGCGCGAGCACGCGTCGAAGACGCTGACGGAGAATACGCTCGACGAGGCGGTGGGCGAACTCGACGAGAGCGACGACCCGCGTGCGGCCCACGCGCGCAACGTCGTGTCGGCGTTCCGGGACGCGCTCAGAGACACCTACGAGTCGGCGCTCTCGCAGTACGAGTTCGAGCAGGTGGAGGAGAACTGGCGGGACGTCCCGGTGGCGAACGAGCGGAAACGCGACGACCTCACCCTGAATTTCTTGCAGGCGTACTCGGGGCGCGGCATCAGCAAGGACGTCGACGACGCGCGGGCGCTCGGCTCCGAGTTGGACGAGCAGTACGAGGACGCGTATCGGAACGGGGACGCGGCGACGCGGCAGGACTGTCAGACGCTGCAGGCGGCGGAGTTCATCGACGCCTACCTCACCGACGGCGACGCGCTCGGCCAGTATCCGACGGCCGCAGTGCGGCGGGACGCCGGGACGAACGAGGTGTACGGGCGCGCGGAGCTCTACACGTGCATCCCGAAGGAGGTCACCATCGACCTCTTCGATTCGGTGCACGCGAGCGTCCTGATGTCGGCGACGCTCCGCCCGTTCGAGGTCGTGGGCGAGTTACTCGGCCTGGAGGACCCGGTGGAGATGGCGTACGGCCTCCAGTTCCCGGAGGAACACAGGCGAACGTTCACCGTCGACACGGAGCCGTTGTTCTCGTCGGCGCGGGAGGACCGCGCGGTGCAAGAGGAAGTTGCGGGCGTGCTCCGCGACATGACGCGATTCACGCCGGGGAACACCCTGTTGTTCTTCCCGAGTTACTCGGAGGCGGAGCGCTACCACGGCCTCCTCGGCGACGTCGAGGAGACGAGATACCTCGACCGGCCGGGCGTGAGCGCCGAGGACCTCCGCCAGGAGTTCGTCGCGGGCGACGACGGCGTGCTCTTCACGAGCCTCTGGGGGACCCTCGCAGAAGGCGTTTCCTTTGACGGGGACGACGCCCGGAGCGTCGCGGTCGTCGGCGTCCCCTACCCCCATCTCGACGAGCGCGCGGAAGCGATTCAGGACGCCTACGACGAGACGTTCGACGCGAAGGACGCCGGCTGGAAGTACGCCGTCGAAGTCCCGACAGTGCGAAAGACGCGGCAGGCGCTCGGGCGCGTCATCCGCTCGCCCGACGACTTCGGGGTGCGCGCGCTCGTCGACCGCCGCTACACCGCCAAGAGCCGAACGGGGATGAAGAAATACTCGGTGAACATGTCCTTCCCGCCGGAGGAGCGCGGGGAGATGGTGGACATCGACCCGTCGAAGCTGAAGTTCGCGATGCTGAACTTCTTCTCCGACATGGACGCCTGGGGACCGAACGGGCCGCCGACGCCCTGA
- a CDS encoding DUF7859 family protein, which translates to MDPVAIALIVVFLAFVFFCYLMIRRTLLSFREGFEDTQK; encoded by the coding sequence ATGGACCCCGTGGCGATCGCCCTCATCGTCGTCTTCCTCGCCTTCGTCTTCTTCTGCTACCTCATGATCCGCCGCACCCTCCTCAGCTTCCGCGAAGGGTTCGAAGATACCCAGAAATAA
- the lysX gene encoding lysine biosynthesis protein LysX, giving the protein MNVGILYSRIRTDEKLLLGELRERGHEVAKIDVRDLELTVGDAPEAFDGLDVVLDRCLATSRSTYATEFLDSYDVPVVNSAETAAICADKAKNSIALEKAGVPTPDTTVTFTADAALSAIESYGYPCVLKPVVGSWGRLMAKIDSRSAAEAILEHKETLGHYEHSVFYVQEFVEKPGRDIRVLALDGEPVAAMARSSDHWLTNAAKGADVEAFDLDAEAEALVERASAAVGGGLLGVDLMETGDSYTVHEVNHTVEFKALDTATDVDIPGVVVDWLEARADDDTAAEVVA; this is encoded by the coding sequence ATGAACGTCGGCATCCTCTACTCGCGCATCCGGACGGACGAGAAACTCCTGCTCGGCGAGCTGCGCGAACGCGGACACGAGGTCGCCAAAATCGACGTGCGCGACCTCGAACTCACCGTAGGGGATGCCCCCGAGGCGTTCGACGGGCTCGACGTCGTCCTCGACCGCTGTCTCGCGACGAGCCGGTCGACGTACGCGACGGAGTTCCTCGACTCCTACGACGTCCCCGTGGTGAACTCCGCGGAGACCGCGGCGATCTGCGCGGACAAAGCGAAGAACAGCATCGCGCTCGAGAAGGCGGGCGTTCCGACGCCCGACACGACCGTGACGTTCACCGCGGACGCCGCGCTCTCCGCCATCGAATCCTACGGGTATCCCTGCGTCCTCAAGCCCGTCGTCGGGTCGTGGGGGCGGCTGATGGCGAAGATCGACTCGCGGAGCGCCGCCGAAGCCATCCTGGAGCACAAGGAGACGCTCGGCCACTACGAGCACTCCGTCTTCTACGTCCAGGAGTTCGTGGAGAAGCCGGGACGCGACATCCGCGTGCTCGCGCTCGACGGCGAGCCGGTCGCGGCGATGGCGCGCAGTTCGGACCACTGGCTGACGAACGCCGCGAAGGGCGCGGACGTCGAGGCGTTCGACCTCGACGCGGAGGCGGAAGCGCTCGTAGAGCGCGCGTCCGCGGCGGTCGGCGGCGGCCTGCTCGGCGTCGACCTCATGGAGACGGGAGACAGCTACACCGTCCACGAGGTGAACCACACGGTCGAGTTCAAGGCGCTCGACACCGCGACGGACGTCGACATCCCCGGCGTCGTCGTCGACTGGCTCGAAGCGAGAGCCGACGACGACACCGCGGCGGAGGTGGTCGCGTGA
- a CDS encoding argininosuccinate synthase: MTEKVALAFSGGLDTTVCVPLLKEEYGYDEVIGVTVDVGQPEEEFEEAYETAEALGLEHHVLDAKAEFAELCFTGVQANADYQGYPLGTALARPVIAEAILELAREEGCTGVAHGCTGKGNDQLRFEAVWRSSDMEVIAPVRELGLTREWEVEYAADHDLPVQGGKEGVWSIDTNLWSRSIEGGNLEDPGYVPPEEIYEWTAKETDETELVEITFEQGIPTAVDGEELPPVALIEHLNEKAGKHGVGRTDMMEDRMLGLKVRENYEHPAATTLLNAHKALEGLVLTKDERSFKEEVDAEWSEKGYEGLVDHPLTKALEGFIETTQEKVTGTVTVKFEGGQARPVARESEYAAYSESAASFNTETVDGIEQADATGVAKYHGFQGRLANAAAKQAQEKESLTTDGGAEDE; encoded by the coding sequence ATGACTGAGAAAGTCGCGCTCGCCTTCTCCGGCGGGCTCGATACGACCGTTTGCGTCCCGCTGCTGAAAGAAGAGTACGGCTACGACGAGGTTATCGGCGTCACCGTCGACGTCGGCCAACCGGAAGAGGAGTTCGAGGAGGCCTACGAGACCGCGGAAGCGCTCGGCCTCGAACACCACGTCCTCGACGCGAAAGCCGAGTTCGCGGAGCTCTGCTTCACGGGCGTGCAGGCGAACGCCGACTACCAGGGCTACCCGCTCGGGACGGCGCTCGCGCGCCCCGTCATCGCGGAAGCCATCCTCGAACTCGCGAGAGAAGAAGGCTGTACGGGCGTCGCGCACGGCTGCACGGGGAAGGGGAACGACCAGCTGCGCTTCGAAGCCGTCTGGCGCTCCTCGGATATGGAGGTCATCGCGCCGGTGCGCGAACTCGGCCTGACGCGCGAGTGGGAGGTCGAGTACGCCGCCGACCACGACCTGCCCGTGCAGGGCGGGAAGGAGGGCGTGTGGAGTATCGACACGAACCTCTGGAGTCGCAGCATCGAGGGCGGCAATCTCGAAGACCCGGGGTACGTGCCGCCGGAGGAAATCTACGAGTGGACGGCGAAGGAAACAGACGAGACGGAGCTCGTGGAGATCACGTTCGAGCAGGGGATTCCGACGGCGGTCGACGGCGAGGAGCTTCCGCCCGTGGCGCTCATCGAGCACCTGAACGAGAAGGCCGGAAAGCACGGCGTCGGCCGCACGGACATGATGGAGGACCGCATGCTCGGGCTGAAGGTGAGAGAGAACTACGAGCATCCGGCGGCGACGACGCTGCTGAACGCGCACAAGGCCCTGGAGGGGCTGGTGTTGACGAAGGACGAGCGCTCGTTCAAGGAGGAGGTGGACGCGGAGTGGTCGGAGAAGGGCTACGAGGGCCTGGTCGACCACCCGCTGACGAAGGCGCTGGAGGGCTTCATCGAGACGACGCAGGAGAAGGTGACGGGAACAGTAACGGTGAAGTTCGAGGGCGGGCAGGCTCGCCCGGTGGCGCGTGAGAGCGAGTACGCGGCGTACTCGGAGTCCGCGGCGTCGTTCAACACGGAGACCGTCGACGGCATCGAGCAGGCGGACGCGACGGGCGTCGCGAAGTACCACGGCTTCCAGGGACGCCTCGCGAACGCGGCGGCGAAGCAGGCGCAGGAGAAAGAGTCGCTGACGACCGACGGCGGCGCAGAGGACGAGTGA
- a CDS encoding NAD(P)-dependent oxidoreductase → MSRPTVGFVGLGIMGLPMAKNLLDAGYDVVGHNRSPEPEEELEAAGGDTADTPAAVAEQTDIVVSCLPDTDAVERVVRGDDGLLDGLSEGMVYVDTSTISPLATEALAADLETLGVDMLDAPISGGEEGAIQGSLSIMVGGDAAVLDACRGVFDAMGDTVTHCGPSGAGQTTKACNQIVVAAQMVGVSEALVFAENAGADLQAVVDAISGGAAGCWTLDNRASRMIRGNFDPGFFADYQYKDLRIATDAGQAYDSPMPLTELAHELYKSMAANDMGRDDNSGVMQVIELLAGTEARIDE, encoded by the coding sequence ATGTCCCGTCCCACTGTGGGTTTCGTCGGTCTCGGCATCATGGGCCTCCCGATGGCGAAGAACCTCCTCGACGCCGGCTACGACGTCGTCGGCCACAACCGCTCGCCCGAACCCGAAGAGGAACTCGAAGCCGCCGGCGGCGACACCGCCGACACTCCCGCCGCCGTCGCCGAACAGACAGACATCGTCGTCTCCTGCCTCCCCGACACCGACGCCGTCGAACGCGTCGTCCGCGGCGACGACGGCCTCCTCGACGGCCTCAGCGAGGGCATGGTCTACGTCGACACCTCCACCATCAGCCCGCTCGCCACCGAGGCGCTCGCCGCCGACCTCGAAACCCTCGGCGTCGACATGCTCGACGCCCCCATCTCCGGCGGCGAAGAAGGCGCGATTCAGGGCTCGCTCTCCATCATGGTCGGCGGCGACGCCGCTGTCCTCGACGCCTGCCGCGGCGTCTTCGACGCGATGGGCGACACCGTCACGCACTGCGGGCCCAGCGGGGCCGGTCAGACGACGAAAGCCTGCAACCAGATCGTCGTCGCCGCCCAGATGGTCGGCGTCAGCGAAGCCCTCGTCTTCGCCGAGAACGCCGGCGCGGACCTCCAGGCCGTCGTCGACGCCATCTCCGGCGGCGCGGCCGGCTGCTGGACGCTCGACAACCGCGCGTCCCGCATGATTCGCGGGAACTTCGACCCCGGCTTCTTCGCCGACTACCAGTACAAGGACCTCCGCATCGCCACCGACGCCGGCCAAGCCTACGACTCACCCATGCCGCTCACCGAACTCGCCCACGAACTCTACAAGAGCATGGCCGCGAACGACATGGGCCGCGACGACAACTCCGGCGTCATGCAGGTCATCGAGCTGCTCGCCGGCACCGAAGCCCGCATCGACGAATAA
- a CDS encoding metallophosphoesterase, translated as MLAVLSDTHSQSGHELAGAAKTAVENADAVIHAGDFTTPAALDAFHDAAPEFYPVHGNADAPAVRERLPEARVVTTHGATVAVTHRQRGGATGLALFGRERDADLVVSGHTHRASATETDDTVLLNPGSHADPRGGHPTHAELRRDGDALDGRIVHRNGDVLDEFTVSLDA; from the coding sequence ATGCTCGCCGTGCTCTCCGACACGCACAGCCAGAGCGGCCACGAACTCGCCGGCGCGGCGAAGACCGCCGTCGAGAACGCCGACGCCGTGATTCACGCCGGCGACTTCACCACCCCCGCCGCCCTCGACGCCTTCCACGACGCCGCCCCTGAGTTCTACCCCGTCCACGGGAACGCTGACGCCCCTGCGGTGAGAGAGCGTCTCCCGGAAGCTCGCGTCGTCACCACGCACGGCGCGACCGTCGCCGTCACCCACCGCCAGCGGGGCGGCGCGACCGGCCTCGCACTCTTCGGCCGCGAACGCGACGCCGACCTCGTCGTCTCCGGCCACACTCACCGCGCCAGCGCGACCGAGACCGACGACACCGTCCTCCTCAACCCCGGCAGCCACGCCGACCCCCGCGGCGGCCACCCCACTCACGCCGAACTCCGCCGGGACGGCGACGCCCTCGACGGCCGCATCGTCCACCGCAACGGCGACGTCCTCGACGAGTTCACCGTCTCCCTCGACGCCTGA
- the lysW gene encoding lysine biosynthesis protein LysW: protein MTACPECGADVALHDDAETGEIVDCATCGAELEVTGVDPVTLEEAPELAEDWGE, encoded by the coding sequence ATGACAGCATGCCCCGAATGCGGCGCGGACGTCGCGCTGCACGACGACGCTGAGACCGGTGAAATCGTGGACTGCGCCACCTGCGGCGCGGAGCTCGAAGTGACGGGAGTGGACCCCGTCACGCTCGAAGAAGCGCCCGAGCTCGCGGAGGACTGGGGCGAATAA
- a CDS encoding cation diffusion facilitator family transporter encodes MAESKSVVLAALFANAAIAVVKFIGFSLTGSPAMLSETYHSISDTGNQIFLLIGIRHGAKTATRSHPFGYGKAQFFYSFLVSVLLFGIAGWESASHGYHALTHGETGQILGGTVTLLGSTFPAVYVNYTVLLAGIVFESYALTKAYRGMRLDIDRHGWSGLVEAFKKTSNVTTLTAFTEDTVAVLGLGTALVGVFLTEYTGNPVYDASAALIIGLLLMGFAVALALENQRLLLGESLPRDEEDKLRTVVERTDGVDRIVDFRTVYFGPNRLLVTADVEFDPALDTGSIDSKITDMEERIVHQNPAVKKVYIEPEV; translated from the coding sequence ATGGCTGAGAGTAAATCCGTGGTGCTCGCGGCGCTCTTCGCGAACGCGGCCATCGCGGTCGTGAAGTTCATCGGGTTCTCCCTGACGGGGAGTCCCGCGATGCTCTCCGAGACCTACCACTCTATCAGCGATACGGGGAACCAGATATTCCTCCTCATCGGCATCCGGCACGGCGCGAAGACGGCGACGCGCTCGCATCCGTTCGGGTACGGGAAAGCGCAGTTCTTCTACTCCTTCCTCGTCTCCGTCCTCCTCTTCGGCATCGCGGGCTGGGAGTCCGCGAGCCACGGGTATCACGCGCTCACGCACGGCGAGACCGGGCAGATCCTCGGCGGCACCGTCACCCTGCTGGGGTCGACGTTCCCGGCGGTCTACGTGAACTACACAGTGTTGCTCGCCGGCATCGTCTTCGAGAGCTACGCGCTGACGAAGGCGTACCGGGGGATGCGACTGGACATCGACCGCCACGGGTGGAGCGGGCTCGTGGAGGCGTTCAAGAAGACGAGCAACGTCACGACGCTCACGGCGTTCACGGAGGACACGGTCGCGGTGCTCGGGCTCGGGACGGCGCTCGTCGGCGTCTTCCTCACGGAGTACACGGGGAACCCGGTCTACGACGCGTCGGCGGCGCTCATCATCGGACTCCTCCTGATGGGCTTCGCGGTGGCGCTCGCGCTGGAGAACCAGCGCCTCCTGCTCGGCGAGAGCCTGCCGCGCGACGAGGAGGACAAGCTCCGAACGGTCGTGGAGCGGACGGACGGCGTCGACCGCATCGTCGACTTCCGCACGGTCTACTTCGGGCCGAATCGCTTACTCGTCACCGCGGACGTCGAGTTCGACCCGGCGCTCGACACCGGGAGTATCGACTCGAAGATCACCGACATGGAAGAGCGCATCGTCCACCAGAACCCGGCCGTGAAGAAGGTCTACATCGAGCCGGAAGTGTAG
- a CDS encoding threonine aldolase family protein, with translation MIDFRSDTVTQPSDAMRAAAKDAETGDDVYLEDPTVNALEAEAAELAGTEDALYVPSGTMGNQIAAKVHTEHGQEALVEAESHVYHYELGGFATHAGLQTKPYDGAGNGVPTPAQVHEKVVPEGLHEAGTGILCLENTHNRMGGTTATVAEVEAAADAAHEHGVPVHVDGARIGNAAVALGVDIADLAEPVDSVMFCLSKGLGAPVGSMLAGSEAFVEAARRERKHFGGGMRQAGLIAAPGRLALDNVDRLAEDHANARRLAAGLDSLDGLSAPEPDTNIVLVNTENTGMTAADFLSECEERDVLGAEFGDYTVRFCTHLDVDETDVDAAIDAVEQIV, from the coding sequence ATGATCGACTTCCGAAGCGACACGGTGACGCAGCCGAGCGACGCGATGCGAGCGGCCGCGAAGGACGCGGAGACCGGCGACGACGTCTACCTCGAAGACCCGACGGTGAACGCGCTGGAGGCGGAAGCCGCCGAACTGGCGGGAACGGAGGACGCGCTCTACGTCCCGTCGGGGACGATGGGGAACCAGATCGCGGCGAAAGTCCACACCGAACACGGCCAGGAGGCGCTGGTAGAGGCAGAGAGCCACGTCTACCACTACGAGCTCGGCGGGTTCGCGACGCACGCGGGCCTCCAGACGAAGCCGTACGACGGCGCGGGGAACGGCGTCCCGACGCCCGCGCAAGTCCACGAGAAAGTCGTCCCCGAAGGCCTCCACGAGGCCGGCACGGGCATCCTCTGCCTGGAGAACACCCATAACCGCATGGGCGGGACCACCGCGACGGTCGCCGAGGTCGAAGCCGCCGCCGACGCCGCTCACGAGCACGGCGTCCCCGTGCACGTCGACGGCGCGCGTATCGGGAACGCCGCCGTCGCCCTCGGCGTCGACATCGCGGACCTCGCCGAGCCCGTCGACTCCGTGATGTTCTGCCTCTCGAAGGGGCTCGGCGCGCCCGTCGGGTCGATGCTCGCGGGCAGCGAGGCGTTCGTCGAGGCCGCCCGCCGCGAGCGCAAGCACTTCGGCGGCGGGATGCGCCAGGCCGGCCTCATCGCCGCCCCCGGCCGCCTCGCCCTCGACAACGTCGACCGCCTCGCCGAGGACCACGCCAACGCCCGCCGCCTCGCCGCTGGCCTCGACAGCCTCGACGGCCTCTCGGCCCCTGAACCCGACACCAACATCGTCCTCGTCAACACCGAGAACACCGGCATGACCGCCGCCGACTTCCTCAGCGAGTGCGAGGAACGCGACGTCCTCGGCGCGGAGTTCGGCGACTACACCGTCCGCTTCTGCACCCACCTCGACGTCGACGAAACCGACGTCGACGCCGCCATCGACGCCGTCGAACAGATCGTCTAA
- the argH gene encoding argininosuccinate lyase, which yields MSEGSEPASTAVRRDRFSGGPARDFLSSMGADDRIFQADLAVDRAHVVMLAEQGIVEEDDAASILRALDDVEASGFGALPDGEDVHEAIETAVIERVGPDGGKMHTARSRNDEVATCIRYRLREDVLDAVEQVVAFREVLADAAEAEAETVMPGFTHLQPAQPTTVGHYLLSYERALARDTARLLDAYERVNQSPLGGAAFAGTPFDIDRQRTAELLGFDGVVENATDAGSARDFLFETTSALAGLSLTLSGLAEDLVIFANKGLVELSDDYSSTSSIMPQKKNPDTLELVRSVAGDAAAGLQGLLTTLKGLPRAYNRDLQNATPHAWGAVDAVSEAVEVAAGAVATAEWPAETLEAEAEKGFSCATGVADVLAMHGVPFRTAHEVVADAGEAGGDLDAVAAACEDVLGKPLGEVADVEAVAAALDPASNVAMRDSRGGPAPSAVEQTLGVVASDLAADADEAEAKRLALDAATDRLDAGVDSYE from the coding sequence ATGAGCGAGGGGTCGGAGCCGGCGTCGACGGCGGTTCGCCGCGACCGCTTCAGCGGCGGCCCCGCGCGCGACTTCCTCTCCTCGATGGGCGCGGACGACCGCATCTTCCAGGCGGACCTCGCGGTGGACCGCGCGCACGTCGTGATGCTCGCCGAGCAGGGAATCGTCGAGGAGGACGACGCGGCGAGTATTCTGCGCGCGCTCGACGACGTCGAGGCGAGCGGGTTCGGCGCGCTGCCGGACGGCGAGGACGTGCACGAGGCCATCGAGACGGCGGTCATCGAGCGCGTCGGGCCGGACGGCGGGAAGATGCACACGGCGCGCTCGCGGAACGACGAGGTGGCGACCTGCATCCGCTATCGGCTGCGCGAGGACGTCCTCGACGCGGTCGAACAGGTCGTCGCGTTCCGCGAGGTGCTCGCGGACGCCGCGGAGGCGGAGGCGGAGACGGTGATGCCGGGCTTCACGCACTTACAGCCGGCGCAGCCGACGACCGTCGGTCACTACCTCCTGTCCTACGAGCGCGCGCTGGCTCGTGACACGGCGCGCCTCCTCGACGCGTACGAGCGCGTGAACCAGTCCCCGCTCGGCGGGGCGGCGTTCGCGGGCACGCCGTTCGACATCGACCGCCAGCGCACCGCAGAGCTGCTCGGGTTCGACGGCGTGGTGGAGAACGCGACGGACGCGGGGTCGGCGCGCGACTTCCTCTTCGAGACGACGAGCGCGCTCGCCGGTCTCTCCCTCACGCTCTCCGGGCTCGCAGAAGACCTCGTGATTTTCGCGAATAAGGGTCTCGTCGAGCTGTCGGACGACTACTCGTCGACGTCGTCGATCATGCCGCAGAAGAAGAACCCGGACACGCTGGAGCTCGTCCGCTCCGTCGCGGGCGACGCGGCGGCGGGCCTCCAGGGCCTCCTGACGACCCTGAAGGGCTTGCCGAGAGCCTACAACCGCGACCTCCAGAACGCCACGCCGCACGCGTGGGGGGCGGTGGACGCGGTGAGCGAAGCAGTGGAAGTGGCGGCCGGCGCGGTCGCGACCGCGGAGTGGCCCGCGGAAACCCTCGAAGCGGAGGCGGAGAAGGGCTTTTCCTGTGCGACCGGGGTGGCGGACGTGCTGGCGATGCACGGTGTCCCGTTCCGGACGGCGCACGAGGTCGTCGCGGACGCGGGCGAGGCTGGCGGCGACCTCGACGCCGTGGCGGCGGCGTGCGAGGACGTGCTCGGGAAGCCGCTGGGCGAGGTCGCGGACGTCGAGGCGGTGGCGGCGGCGCTCGACCCGGCGTCGAACGTCGCGATGCGCGACTCGCGCGGCGGCCCCGCTCCGAGCGCGGTGGAGCAGACGCTCGGCGTCGTCGCGAGCGACCTCGCGGCCGACGCGGACGAAGCGGAGGCAAAGCGCCTCGCGCTCGACGCGGCGACGGATCGTCTCGACGCGGGGGTCGATTCGTATGAGTGA
- a CDS encoding 2'-5' RNA ligase family protein encodes MYSLNAPLPGEVRSLVRDLRPALVGFDRIRQHHSLLLKRLDADTRRDYLRAAERAKAALRDTAAPFEVRISRCGVFSDPHRGPGPLVYLAVESPELLRLHRHLAAELGTVEHLEGDDYTPHVTLARDGPQDAVDRVLAADFEPVTWAVSELQLYDARHHERIEAIPLPA; translated from the coding sequence GTGTACAGCCTGAACGCCCCGCTTCCCGGCGAGGTCCGCTCCCTCGTCCGCGACCTCCGCCCCGCCCTCGTCGGCTTCGACCGCATCCGCCAACACCACTCCCTCCTCCTCAAACGCCTCGACGCCGACACCCGCCGCGACTACCTCCGCGCCGCCGAGCGAGCCAAAGCCGCCCTCCGCGACACCGCCGCCCCCTTCGAAGTCCGCATCAGCCGATGCGGCGTCTTCTCCGACCCTCATCGCGGCCCCGGCCCCCTCGTCTACCTCGCCGTCGAGAGCCCCGAACTCCTCCGCCTCCACCGCCACCTCGCCGCCGAACTCGGCACCGTCGAGCACCTCGAAGGCGACGACTACACCCCCCACGTCACCCTCGCCCGCGACGGCCCGCAGGACGCCGTCGACCGCGTCCTCGCCGCCGACTTCGAACCCGTCACCTGGGCCGTCTCCGAACTCCAACTCTACGACGCCCGCCACCACGAACGCATCGAAGCCATCCCCCTCCCCGCCTGA